The sequence ATCTGGTCGACCACTCATGTTATCTGGTAAGTTCAAAGTCTTGTTCGTCCTTGTTTCCCTGGTATTTTTTTGGACTATTATTACTGTGTCATTAATTCTAATTTCTATGTATTTACAGAGGACAAAGATTTTCTTAAGAAAAATCTACtgcaattaaaaaagaaatccctgTCGAAAGATGTCACACAGCATAGTAATAATGCAAGCAAAGGTAAACGATCAACAACGAGCAAACCGAATACCACAACATCAAGCTCGGCTGCTATTGCAACCAAAAGCAAGCCTTTGTCTCTTAACCAAACTGCACGAGAGGATGACGATCATACCAAGAAGACTCGAAGTCGTCGTCACCTAGATTTTTATCAAGCAGAAAGTGCAGCTTGCATAGGTGGCAAAGAAAACGATGAAGATCAAACAACCAGCACATCATTGGAAAAGGATGACTCAGCTCGAATTAAACGTCGGTTGGAACAAGTTAGTTATATTCGACTGACTTTTGTATTCTGACTCGAACTGATTTTGTTTAAGTAATATGATTATTtgaatatttgtttgtttgtgtattATAGGAAAACGATGAACTTAAGAAAAAAGTTGCTCGTCTGGAAAacgaaaaggaagaagagcgAAAAATTCTTAATGGACAGATAACGGAACTCGAAAtacaattgaatacactcGAAGATGTctgcaaagaaaaaaccaacgaCGTATCTGGCCTAAATGATACGCTAGAGAAAATGCACTCCGATCAACTTCTTCCAACAGTTCTTATTCAACGTGAGTATGAAGAATTgcaataaaataataacatcTGCTAACACAATTACTAATAATACTATTTAGATATCACGGGCCTTATTGATGTCATCAAGGCCGATTCTGAGAAAAGGCAGGCGGAGCTTTCGCGTCTACAGTCAATGAAACTGACCACTGTCCCTGCATCTGCCGTTTCAACTCCTTGTTCTTCTCCACACGCTACTCCCTCGAAGCGATTAGTAAGGAACatagtttattttctttttaaaagtaggaaaaataACTAATAGTCCATATACATTCATTTAGGTAAAGCTTGATGGTGATGTATTTATTGATCGAGATGCACTTAAAAATGCCGTTGCCTATGGATCTACTGCTAATACGGATCATAACCTAAACTTAATGATCAACACGATCTTGGATGCATTCTTCACACAAAGCCAATTGGCAGGCTATAGTTTATCGGGAAAGGCGTGCCCAAATATGAAGGGGAGTAAACCGAAGCCCAAGATTCCCTCAA is a genomic window of Daphnia magna isolate NIES unplaced genomic scaffold, ASM2063170v1.1 Dm_contigs392, whole genome shotgun sequence containing:
- the LOC116934914 gene encoding uncharacterized protein LOC116934914, producing the protein MGRNPGCSAGSHRRPLGTSFVSNTVFGVGTLSSIFKPPLPDSLSESVLVVHSWISDNEQLTIRWHKRTKNNWNDKIYGSNSTEGPDDEFRSGRPLMLSEDKDFLKKNLLQLKKKSLSKDVTQHSNNASKGKRSTTSKPNTTTSSSAAIATKSKPLSLNQTAREDDDHTKKTRSRRHLDFYQAESAACIGGKENDEDQTTSTSLEKDDSARIKRRLEQENDELKKKVARLENEKEEERKILNGQITELEIQLNTLEDVCKEKTNDVSGLNDTLEKMHSDQLLPTVLIQHITGLIDVIKADSEKRQAELSRLQSMKLTTVPASAVSTPCSSPHATPSKRLVKLDGDVFIDRDALKNAVAYGSTANTDHNLNLMINTILDAFFTQSQLAGYSLSGKACPNMKGSKPKPKIPSNIIQALKNFVRRNWKEWYKLVPTDKAINSGVGAKLRSCHTAAKNKGKKSSLTKQPLFIGDNDSEDDNGNSKDGVDDNEDNISVRSSDFENEDSSSQAAEENDVI